The Xyrauchen texanus isolate HMW12.3.18 chromosome 25, RBS_HiC_50CHRs, whole genome shotgun sequence genome includes the window TGTCAAAACATAAcacaaatgcaaatatatatatatatatatatatgtccattTAATTTACCCTGTCCTGAAATCAGACCTGTTGCTTTGTTAAAACAGGCTCTGATTTTGATTGTTCAAGCTTGTTTGTGATATCTGACTGGCACTCACCCATTGGCTGCTTTTTTTCCTCTAACATGTCTTTTGACCCATAACCATTTTTGCTGTGTGAGTCCTCCCTGATATCAGAGTTACTCCCATCCTCTTTGTAATTGACCTCTGGTTCCTCACTGCTAACTGACTGTGTATTTAGCCAAGCATTCTCTTGCTGTTGCACAGCAATGACTTTCACCTCATTATCACTGTCTGAGTCCACAGCAATTGGTTCTGAATTGACAAGTGCTCCAGGTTTTAAGGTGCTCTCGATTGAAGCATTGCAGTGGCTCCCTATGGAGGCCTTTTGACAATTTGAGTAGAATGAGGCTTTAGCAGCAAACCTTGCCAGCGTCGCCTGCTTCTGTTGCAGTTCACCATTGGTTGTAGCTCTTTTCTGAATGTTAATGGCATTGGCAGATCGGCCTATACGATTTCTAGAAGTTCGTCTTTTCGGCTCATGTTTGTTGCCCTCAAAATACCACTTTGAGTCAAAGTTGATGGGATGTTGCAAATGTACAATGTCTTCCATTTTAAATCCTAGTAAGACACGAGTTTGTTGCGTTTCACAATTAAGCATGCATTTCCTTCTTCGATTAGCGAAGTGGCTTGAAATGTCAGATTTCCAAAGCCAGAGACTGGATGCCAGCTTCTCCACCTCTCGGCGAGTGGGATAGGGCTGCATGTTAAAGTACTGAGTGAGGAACGCTTTACGTGCCTCATAGGACTCATTCTCAAGACCTTTTGGGTCCAAGGCAAAGACCACAGGGTCCTCAGGTGACATTGACCTAGCCTGGTCATCTGCAATGACTTTCCTTTTCTTTGGCTCGGTCTGGTCATAGTTTGCTAGACCTGACCTCTTGAGGCCAGCCCCCTGGGCCTGCACAACTCTGGCAGATGGAGCAGGTCGACCATTCTGAGTTTTGCTTACACCGCGGCAGTGCACTAGATGCAATGTGATGGTGGAAGCTGTCATGTTACTAGTATAGACACCAAGGCAATGTATACATTTATAGGTCAACTTCTTCTCTACAGGATGAACCGTTTGTATAACTTGATGCCTCTCACGCAAGTGGTGGGCTAGAGAATCTGAAATAGGTCCCTTGAGAATAGAGAAGCACAAAGGACAAAGTGTTTTCCCTACATCCCTCTTATAGGGAACAGCCGCTTGTGGTGAAGTCTTAGCTGCTATTGCACCCGAGGCATCAGAGGATGTCTTTGAGATTTGTGGCGTAACCTGTTTATGCACATTTGATGATGGCAACGCATTGTTTTGGGCATGGAATGCTACAGATTCTTCAGGGGCATCTCGCATATTATATGTGGTGACAATCAGTTGGACGTTCTTCGGATTGCCCTGCTGAAGTGTAAGGTCAAATGTAAGTGGCGAGTCTGTACGTTGCTCGATGGATTCGTTAGGATGCACCCCTCGCATATGAGTCACCATTTTTTCGACATCATTGAACGTGGCCTTGCAGTGTGGACAGGATAGGCCATGTATCAACATGTGGTTAAGAAGTGTGTCACTAGGTAGGTAACGGTTGCAATACAAGCACTTACTGGTGAAATTGTGGATTTTCATAATGTAGTTGGCCACCGCTGGCACCTTCTCTGCTTTGTGCTCCTTCTCAAAATGTGAACTATATACATTTTCTGGAAAGAGTTCATTGCAGATGGTGCAGATCTTCCATTTCTGAGTATAAGATGTGCCAGTGACAGAGTTGCCTTTCTTGGGGGTAACAGAAGTCACAGTAGTAGCC containing:
- the adnpb gene encoding activity-dependent neuroprotector homeobox b, which encodes MFQLPVNNLSILRKARKNVKKVLGDIGLEFCKEHSDDYKEFIPNEFYIKNTSWDDVCMWDPSMTKSQEYRSKPFCCSGCTFSSKFFSAYKSHFRNVHSEDFENRILLNCPYCTYNGNKKTLETHIRLFHMPNNAVRQNAGGLQAVGVGLKDAARLDKTRDNVEQAVYYCKKCTYRDPLYNVVRKHIYREHFQHVAAPYVARLSDKATPPNGTAGSGTGSNANSSTIAVGAHNTCTAIHCKRCLFVPRTYEALVQHVIEDHERIGYQVTAMIGHTNVVVPRGKPVIMVSPKTQGDKGIIGIMPKGTAVAAGGQPLSTQQLSRIVIPKVSLNSTGFLSSVHLKQGAFGLKPGSTQALNIGGKQVPLSMAQQSQTNKTQLSASLRSSVSTSASTSVLKIPQLTSRVQAAATTVTSVTPKKGNSVTGTSYTQKWKICTICNELFPENVYSSHFEKEHKAEKVPAVANYIMKIHNFTSKCLYCNRYLPSDTLLNHMLIHGLSCPHCKATFNDVEKMVTHMRGVHPNESIEQRTDSPLTFDLTLQQGNPKNVQLIVTTYNMRDAPEESVAFHAQNNALPSSNVHKQVTPQISKTSSDASGAIAAKTSPQAAVPYKRDVGKTLCPLCFSILKGPISDSLAHHLRERHQVIQTVHPVEKKLTYKCIHCLGVYTSNMTASTITLHLVHCRGVSKTQNGRPAPSARVVQAQGAGLKRSGLANYDQTEPKKRKVIADDQARSMSPEDPVVFALDPKGLENESYEARKAFLTQYFNMQPYPTRREVEKLASSLWLWKSDISSHFANRRRKCMLNCETQQTRVLLGFKMEDIVHLQHPINFDSKWYFEGNKHEPKRRTSRNRIGRSANAINIQKRATTNGELQQKQATLARFAAKASFYSNCQKASIGSHCNASIESTLKPGALVNSEPIAVDSDSDNEVKVIAVQQQENAWLNTQSVSSEEPEVNYKEDGSNSDIREDSHSKNGYGSKDMLEEKKQPMGECQSDITNKLEQSKSEPVLTKQQV